In Candidatus Roseilinea sp., one DNA window encodes the following:
- a CDS encoding nitroreductase, protein MNAIAQRRMIRRYTDRPVSREAVIALLEAATHAPSPHNRQPWRFAVLTGDARARLAAAMGERLRDDLSRDGIAPELIARDVSRSYQRITSAPVCILACMTLCDMDVYADERRNAAERWMAGQAVAAALQNILLTATELGLGACWMCAPLFCPETVVRTLGLPEDWQPQALITIGHPADAGKPRDRRPVDEVTIWLDN, encoded by the coding sequence ATGAACGCCATCGCCCAACGCCGCATGATTCGCCGCTATACCGACCGGCCGGTGTCGCGCGAAGCGGTGATCGCGCTGCTGGAGGCGGCCACGCACGCGCCCTCGCCGCACAACCGCCAGCCCTGGCGGTTCGCCGTGCTGACCGGCGACGCGCGCGCTCGACTTGCGGCCGCGATGGGCGAACGATTGCGCGACGATCTCTCGCGCGATGGCATCGCACCGGAGCTGATCGCGCGCGACGTATCGCGCTCATATCAGCGGATCACATCGGCGCCAGTCTGCATCCTCGCTTGTATGACGTTGTGCGACATGGACGTGTACGCCGACGAGCGGCGCAACGCTGCCGAGCGATGGATGGCCGGACAGGCCGTCGCCGCCGCGCTGCAGAATATCCTGCTGACGGCCACCGAGCTGGGCCTCGGCGCGTGCTGGATGTGCGCGCCGCTGTTCTGCCCCGAGACGGTCGTTCGGACGCTCGGCCTGCCGGAAGATTGGCAGCCGCAAGCCCTGATCACGATCGGCCACCCCGCCGATGCCGGCAAACCACGCGACCGGCGGCCGGTGGACGAAGTGACGATCTGGTTGGACAATTGA
- a CDS encoding NADPH-dependent F420 reductase: MKIAVLGGTGKEGSGLALRWAHAGHDVIIGSRDAEKARRVAEELNLALGNGHITGADNASAARDAEVVVLTVPYAAHKDTLTSVKDAVQGKVLVDVTVPINPNDFTRVAVPPGGSASKEAQAILGAGARVVTAFQNISATHLKKLDAVIDCDVLVCGDDDDAKRVGMQLVADAGMKAWDAGPLDNAVVVEGLTPILLGINKRHKVKGAGIRITGA, translated from the coding sequence ATGAAGATCGCAGTTTTGGGCGGCACCGGCAAGGAAGGATCGGGGTTGGCGCTGCGTTGGGCGCACGCCGGCCACGACGTGATCATCGGCTCACGCGATGCGGAGAAGGCGCGCCGCGTGGCCGAAGAGCTGAATCTTGCCCTGGGCAACGGGCACATCACCGGCGCCGACAATGCCAGCGCCGCGCGCGATGCTGAAGTCGTCGTCCTCACCGTGCCTTATGCCGCGCACAAGGATACGCTGACGAGCGTGAAGGACGCCGTGCAGGGCAAGGTGCTGGTGGACGTGACCGTGCCGATCAACCCGAATGACTTCACGCGGGTGGCCGTGCCGCCGGGCGGCTCGGCATCCAAGGAAGCGCAGGCCATCCTCGGCGCAGGTGCGCGCGTGGTGACGGCCTTCCAGAATATCTCGGCGACGCACCTGAAGAAGCTGGACGCGGTGATTGACTGCGACGTGCTGGTGTGCGGCGACGACGACGACGCCAAACGCGTCGGCATGCAGTTGGTGGCCGACGCCGGTATGAAGGCCTGGGACGCCGGCCCGCTAGACAACGCCGTCGTGGTCGAGGGGCTGACCCCCATCCTGCTCGGCATCAACAAGCGCCACAAGGTCAAAGGCGCCGGCATCCGCATCACCGGCGCATAA
- a CDS encoding homospermidine synthase, giving the protein MMKIPFGGRILILGCGAVSRCFQPLVLRHVDMDFTKLTVMDFEDLRAASADVIAAGGRFVQDYVTTHNYAHVLSQHLGPGDILIDLAWNIETLALMRWCHDHHVGYINTSVELWDPYAGGSNQPPTERTLYVRHMALRKQAARWSDPWATFIVEHGANPGLVSHWVKVGLEDIAQAILQRGTNRERADLLEQYLADADYPRLAMLTGVKVIHISERDTQISNKPKEVDEFVNTWSVEGFREEGVAPAEMGWGTHERRLPKGAQKHAYGPSNQICLSQMGINTWVRSWVPGGDIIGMVVRHGEAFTISDYLTVWDDDVPIYRPTVHYAYLPSDAAIASLHEFRMRNYQLQPRVRIMNDEIVSGKDELGVLLLGHDLNGWWVGSQLDIHEARRLVPHQNATTLQVAASVLGALFWLIKNPYKGLCVPDGLPHEEVLEVANPYLGPTPSVHTDWTPLKHWNDPFEHFGCPRPHDEDVWQFDTFLVK; this is encoded by the coding sequence ATGATGAAGATCCCATTCGGCGGGCGAATCTTGATCCTGGGTTGCGGCGCCGTATCCCGATGTTTCCAGCCGTTGGTGCTGCGGCACGTTGATATGGACTTCACCAAGCTCACGGTGATGGACTTTGAAGATCTGCGCGCTGCCAGCGCCGACGTGATCGCAGCCGGCGGCCGATTCGTGCAAGACTACGTCACGACCCACAACTACGCCCATGTGCTCTCGCAGCACCTGGGACCCGGCGACATCTTGATAGACCTCGCCTGGAACATCGAGACGCTCGCGCTCATGCGCTGGTGCCACGATCACCACGTCGGCTACATCAATACCTCGGTCGAGTTGTGGGATCCGTATGCCGGTGGCAGCAACCAGCCGCCCACCGAGCGCACCCTCTACGTTCGCCACATGGCGCTGCGCAAGCAAGCCGCGCGCTGGAGCGACCCGTGGGCCACGTTCATCGTGGAACACGGCGCAAACCCCGGCCTGGTGTCGCACTGGGTCAAGGTCGGCTTGGAAGACATCGCCCAGGCCATCCTGCAACGCGGCACGAACCGCGAGCGCGCAGACCTGCTGGAACAGTATCTGGCCGACGCCGACTATCCGCGGTTGGCCATGCTGACCGGCGTCAAGGTCATCCACATCTCGGAGCGCGACACGCAGATCAGCAATAAGCCCAAGGAAGTGGATGAGTTCGTGAACACCTGGTCGGTCGAAGGTTTTCGCGAAGAGGGCGTTGCACCGGCCGAGATGGGCTGGGGCACACACGAGCGACGCTTGCCGAAAGGCGCGCAAAAGCATGCCTACGGGCCGAGCAATCAGATTTGTCTGAGCCAGATGGGCATCAACACCTGGGTGCGCTCCTGGGTGCCGGGTGGCGATATTATCGGCATGGTCGTCCGGCACGGCGAGGCATTCACCATCAGCGACTACCTCACCGTGTGGGACGATGATGTGCCGATCTACCGCCCCACCGTGCACTACGCCTATCTGCCAAGCGACGCCGCCATCGCCTCGTTGCACGAGTTCCGCATGCGCAACTACCAGCTCCAGCCACGGGTGCGCATCATGAACGACGAGATCGTCAGCGGCAAAGACGAGCTGGGCGTATTGCTGCTCGGCCACGACTTGAACGGGTGGTGGGTCGGCTCGCAGCTCGACATCCACGAAGCGCGCCGGCTGGTGCCCCATCAGAACGCCACGACGTTGCAAGTGGCGGCTTCGGTTCTGGGCGCATTATTCTGGCTGATCAAGAATCCCTACAAGGGGCTGTGCGTGCCGGATGGCCTACCGCACGAAGAGGTGCTCGAGGTTGCCAATCCTTATCTCGGCCCCACCCCATCCGTCCATACCGACTGGACGCCGCTCAAGCATTGGAACGACCCGTTCGAGCATTTTGGGTGTCCACGTCCGCACGATGAGGACGTGTGGCAGTTCGATACCTTCCTAGTTAAGTGA
- a CDS encoding glycosyl transferase encodes MLPFILAACLGSFIILLIARDALRIRRLPALDAHVLPKAMPFISIVIPARNEEGNIARCLDGALDQRYPAYEVIVVDDGSTDATPRILREYAARFAGQLHVVSGRPLPRGWVGKCNACLHGAHHARGEWLLFLDADTAPQPTLLSALAAFVERNRLEVASVLPFNELVTWSEQLVLPVFYQFALTAFPLQKSLSVEAPANTVIANGQCLIVKSSAYWSVGGHEAVKDKVLEDIEFAQALRRAGYRVGLATAFGQLRVRMYHDLGEVAQGLGKHAAAGRRASGWRAFWAVLRMSLTLLAPWPLLAFCLAQAAMHPDALYTWPALAVTALAASAVLGFWAARYRRWYDLPRWMALLAPIGWLIYLTIVVRGTLQVFFKRGVTWKERVYQ; translated from the coding sequence ATGCTGCCGTTTATCCTCGCTGCCTGCCTCGGCAGCTTCATCATTCTGCTCATCGCGCGCGACGCGCTGCGCATCCGCCGGCTGCCTGCCCTGGACGCCCACGTGCTTCCCAAGGCGATGCCGTTCATCTCCATCGTCATCCCGGCGCGCAACGAGGAGGGCAACATTGCGCGCTGTTTGGACGGCGCGCTCGACCAGCGCTATCCAGCCTATGAAGTGATCGTCGTGGACGACGGCTCGACCGATGCAACGCCGCGCATCTTGCGCGAGTATGCGGCGCGCTTCGCCGGCCAGCTGCATGTGGTCTCCGGTCGGCCTTTGCCGCGCGGTTGGGTTGGGAAGTGCAACGCCTGCCTACACGGCGCACATCACGCGCGCGGCGAGTGGCTGCTCTTCTTGGATGCCGACACCGCACCGCAGCCGACGTTGCTCAGCGCACTGGCGGCGTTCGTCGAACGCAACCGGCTCGAGGTGGCCAGCGTCCTCCCGTTCAACGAGCTTGTCACCTGGTCGGAGCAACTGGTGTTGCCGGTCTTCTACCAGTTCGCGCTCACGGCTTTCCCGTTGCAGAAGAGCCTCTCCGTCGAAGCGCCGGCCAACACGGTGATCGCCAACGGGCAATGCCTGATCGTAAAGTCCTCGGCCTATTGGTCGGTGGGCGGGCACGAGGCCGTGAAAGACAAGGTGCTCGAGGACATCGAGTTTGCGCAGGCGCTGCGGCGGGCCGGTTACCGCGTTGGGTTGGCGACGGCGTTCGGCCAACTGCGCGTGCGCATGTATCACGATCTCGGTGAGGTAGCCCAAGGGCTGGGCAAACATGCCGCCGCAGGCCGGCGGGCCAGCGGCTGGCGGGCGTTCTGGGCGGTGTTGCGCATGTCGCTCACGCTGCTGGCGCCCTGGCCGTTGCTTGCCTTCTGCCTGGCTCAGGCGGCGATGCATCCAGACGCGCTGTATACCTGGCCGGCGCTCGCCGTTACAGCGCTCGCTGCATCGGCGGTGCTGGGGTTTTGGGCTGCCCGTTATCGTCGCTGGTATGACCTGCCGAGGTGGATGGCGCTGTTGGCGCCGATTGGCTGGCTGATCTACTTGACCATCGTCGTGCGTGGGACGCTGCAAGTATTCTTCAAGCGCGGCGTGACTTGGAAAGAGCGCGTGTATCAGTAG
- a CDS encoding thioredoxin family protein — MAFTLQLGEKAPDFELPATDGKTYRLSDFDDAPVLVIFFTCNHCPYVKGSDEVTRQTALRFMPQGVRFVAINSNSETTYPEDSFEHMVKRMEEHKFPWVYLRDKSQQVALAYGALRTPHFYVFDKERRLIYTGRGVDNPREAEKSTVNDLANALEDHLAGRPVRTPLTNPIGCNVKWEGHEAHWMPPEACDLVPSA, encoded by the coding sequence ATGGCATTCACACTTCAGTTGGGCGAAAAGGCCCCGGACTTCGAACTACCCGCGACCGATGGGAAGACTTACCGCCTGTCCGATTTCGACGATGCGCCGGTGCTCGTCATCTTCTTCACCTGCAACCATTGTCCCTACGTGAAAGGGTCGGATGAGGTGACGCGACAGACCGCGCTGCGCTTCATGCCGCAGGGCGTGCGCTTCGTCGCCATCAACTCGAACAGCGAGACGACCTATCCGGAGGACAGCTTCGAGCACATGGTGAAGCGGATGGAGGAGCACAAGTTCCCCTGGGTGTATCTGCGCGACAAATCGCAGCAGGTGGCGCTGGCCTACGGCGCGCTGCGCACGCCGCACTTCTACGTCTTCGACAAGGAGCGTCGGCTGATTTACACCGGCCGTGGTGTGGACAACCCGCGCGAGGCCGAGAAGAGCACGGTGAACGACCTGGCCAACGCGCTCGAAGATCACCTCGCCGGCCGGCCTGTGCGCACGCCGCTCACCAACCCGATCGGCTGCAACGTCAAGTGGGAGGGCCACGAAGCGCACTGGATGCCGCCCGAAGCGTGCGACCTAGTGCCCAGCGCATGA
- a CDS encoding F420-0--gamma-glutamyl ligase gives MPYPALQLFAVTDLPVIRPGDDLAALLEAAIAPLRPQTGDVLIVTSKIVAKAEGRFVNLREIAPSAQAVELAAVTQKDPRLVEVILRESVEVSRAAPNVLITRHRLGFVSANAAIDHSNVSPDPDVVLRMPEDPDASARRIRDRLHATFGFAIPVVICDSHGRPHRLGTVGVAVGVAGLPGLEDWRGREDLFGYKLQHTEIGLADMVASAATLVMGQAAEGVPAVLVRGLRFTPREGSAAEIIRPAHLDLYH, from the coding sequence GTGCCCTACCCCGCCCTGCAACTCTTTGCAGTCACCGATCTGCCGGTCATTCGCCCCGGCGACGATCTGGCTGCGCTGCTTGAGGCGGCCATTGCGCCACTGCGGCCCCAAACCGGCGATGTGCTGATCGTCACTTCCAAGATCGTGGCCAAAGCCGAGGGCCGCTTCGTCAACCTACGCGAGATCGCGCCTTCGGCGCAGGCAGTCGAACTGGCAGCGGTCACGCAGAAAGACCCGCGCCTGGTCGAGGTGATCTTGCGCGAATCGGTGGAAGTGTCACGCGCCGCGCCGAACGTGTTGATTACGCGCCACCGGTTGGGCTTCGTCTCGGCCAACGCCGCTATAGACCACTCCAACGTGTCGCCCGACCCCGACGTGGTGTTGCGCATGCCGGAGGACCCCGATGCCAGCGCCCGTCGCATCCGCGATCGGCTGCATGCGACTTTCGGGTTCGCGATTCCGGTCGTCATTTGCGATAGCCACGGCCGACCACACCGGTTGGGCACGGTGGGCGTCGCGGTGGGCGTGGCCGGCCTGCCCGGCCTCGAAGACTGGCGCGGGCGCGAAGACCTGTTCGGCTACAAGCTGCAACACACCGAGATCGGCTTGGCCGACATGGTCGCGAGCGCCGCGACGCTGGTGATGGGCCAAGCGGCCGAGGGGGTGCCGGCCGTGCTGGTGCGCGGCCTGCGCTTCACGCCGCGCGAGGGCAGCGCCGCCGAGATCATCCGGCCGGCGCATCTCGACCTGTATCACTGA
- a CDS encoding sulfurtransferase, protein MAEQPLVTPEWLHAHLNDDRIRIVDIRGHVLPPTEPPPHYFNHYDDYLKGHIPGAVFVDWVHEITDPDDPRHARIAPPERFAAVMRRRGIGDETFVVAYDDAAGMFAARLWWALNYYGHANVAVLDGGWNKWIAEGRPISAMIPEVAPADFTPRPQPAWIRTGDQVMAALGAPVKLVDVRSPQEFSGEQSRARRFGHIPGAVNVPRASLVAPDGTLLPPELLREKFAQVGIDGSTPEIVTYCNAGVSASLGLLALRVAGFANSAVYDGSWKDWGNDDRRPIA, encoded by the coding sequence ATGGCCGAACAACCGCTCGTCACCCCCGAATGGCTGCATGCGCATCTGAACGACGATCGCATCCGCATCGTGGACATTCGCGGCCACGTCCTGCCGCCGACCGAGCCGCCGCCGCATTACTTCAACCACTATGACGACTACCTCAAGGGACACATCCCCGGCGCCGTCTTTGTGGACTGGGTGCATGAGATTACCGACCCGGATGACCCGCGCCACGCGCGCATTGCGCCGCCGGAGCGCTTTGCCGCCGTAATGCGCCGGCGTGGCATCGGCGATGAGACGTTCGTCGTGGCCTATGACGATGCCGCAGGCATGTTCGCTGCGCGGCTATGGTGGGCGTTGAACTATTACGGTCACGCGAACGTGGCCGTGCTGGATGGCGGTTGGAACAAATGGATCGCAGAGGGACGCCCGATCTCGGCGATGATCCCGGAGGTCGCGCCAGCCGACTTTACACCGCGCCCGCAGCCGGCTTGGATTCGCACCGGCGATCAGGTGATGGCGGCGCTCGGTGCGCCGGTCAAACTGGTGGACGTGCGCTCTCCACAGGAGTTCAGTGGCGAGCAGTCGCGCGCCAGGCGATTCGGCCACATCCCCGGCGCGGTGAACGTGCCCCGGGCGTCGCTCGTCGCGCCCGATGGCACGCTGCTACCGCCGGAGTTGCTGCGCGAGAAGTTCGCGCAGGTTGGCATAGATGGAAGCACGCCAGAGATCGTGACGTATTGCAACGCCGGCGTGAGCGCGTCGCTGGGATTGCTAGCGCTGCGCGTCGCCGGCTTCGCCAACAGCGCGGTTTACGATGGCTCTTGGAAGGATTGGGGCAACGATGATCGCCGGCCGATTGCGTAA
- the pckA1 gene encoding phosphoenolpyruvate carboxykinase [ATP] 1, producing MIHSKNGIHEIGLTGIRQTWNPSPARTIEIAICRGEGQLTAGGAFLAITSPFTGRSPQDKFIVQEPSSADKIWWGKVNRPLDPAKFDVLARDVKAYLNTKELFIRDVYAGADPAYRLNVRLISESAWHTLFAYNQFIRPYPADLADFEPNFTVLHAPEFHPDPQRHGIRKPPSGPTAVIALNFAERMVIIAGTRYAGEIKKSIFTAMNYLLPLQGVFPMHCAANVGPAGDTALFFGLSGTGKTTLSADHNRALIGDDEHGWSASGVFNFEGGCYAKVIRLSKEAEPEIYATLSQFGTVLENVVMDPDTHQLDLNSEEITENTRAAYPIHFIPNFVATGTAGHPRNILFLTADAFGVLPPISKLTLEQAVYFFLSGYTAKLAGTERGVTEPQATFSTCFGAPFMVHFPTLYAEMLAERLNRHKCTVWLVNTGWSGGPYGVGHRMKIAYTRAMVTAALDGTLAAVPTRPDPVFGIHVPEHCPGVPGDVLQPRNTWADKAAYDVKARELAAKFIENFAQFEDNVSPAVVAAGPRVVAVA from the coding sequence ATGATCCACAGCAAAAACGGCATCCATGAGATCGGCCTGACCGGCATCCGGCAGACATGGAATCCCTCGCCGGCGCGCACGATCGAAATCGCAATCTGTCGTGGGGAAGGACAGTTGACGGCCGGCGGCGCCTTCCTCGCCATTACCAGCCCCTTCACCGGCCGTTCGCCCCAGGACAAATTCATCGTCCAAGAGCCATCCAGCGCGGACAAGATCTGGTGGGGCAAGGTGAACCGCCCGCTCGATCCGGCCAAGTTCGACGTGCTGGCGCGCGACGTGAAGGCCTACCTGAATACCAAAGAGTTGTTCATCCGCGACGTGTATGCCGGCGCCGATCCGGCTTATCGCTTGAATGTTCGGCTGATCTCGGAGAGCGCTTGGCATACCCTGTTCGCTTACAACCAGTTCATCCGGCCCTATCCCGCCGACCTGGCGGACTTCGAGCCGAACTTCACCGTCCTGCACGCGCCGGAGTTCCATCCTGACCCCCAGCGGCACGGCATACGCAAGCCGCCCAGTGGCCCGACCGCCGTGATCGCCCTGAACTTCGCCGAGCGCATGGTGATCATCGCCGGCACGCGCTACGCCGGTGAGATCAAGAAGAGCATCTTCACGGCGATGAACTATCTGCTGCCGTTACAGGGCGTATTCCCGATGCACTGCGCGGCGAACGTCGGCCCGGCCGGCGACACGGCGCTGTTCTTCGGGCTGAGCGGCACCGGCAAGACGACCCTTTCCGCCGACCACAATCGCGCCCTGATCGGCGACGACGAACACGGCTGGAGCGCCAGCGGCGTGTTCAACTTCGAGGGGGGATGCTATGCCAAAGTCATCCGCCTGTCGAAAGAGGCCGAGCCGGAAATCTACGCGACGCTCAGTCAGTTCGGCACGGTGCTGGAGAACGTGGTCATGGATCCGGACACGCACCAGCTCGACCTGAACAGTGAAGAGATCACCGAGAACACGCGCGCGGCGTATCCGATTCACTTCATCCCCAACTTTGTGGCGACCGGCACAGCCGGCCATCCGCGCAACATCCTGTTCCTGACCGCCGATGCGTTCGGCGTGCTTCCGCCCATCAGCAAGTTGACGCTCGAACAGGCAGTGTACTTCTTCCTCTCCGGTTACACCGCGAAGCTGGCCGGCACCGAGCGCGGCGTGACCGAGCCGCAGGCGACCTTCAGCACCTGCTTCGGCGCGCCGTTCATGGTTCACTTCCCGACCCTCTACGCCGAGATGCTGGCCGAACGGCTCAACCGGCACAAGTGCACGGTGTGGCTGGTGAACACCGGCTGGAGCGGCGGGCCGTATGGCGTGGGCCATCGCATGAAAATCGCTTACACGCGCGCGATGGTGACCGCTGCGCTGGACGGCACGCTGGCCGCAGTGCCGACGCGCCCCGACCCGGTGTTCGGTATCCACGTCCCAGAGCATTGTCCCGGCGTGCCCGGCGACGTGTTGCAACCGCGCAACACCTGGGCGGACAAGGCGGCCTACGATGTCAAGGCGCGCGAGCTGGCCGCAAAGTTCATCGAGAACTTCGCGCAGTTCGAAGACAACGTCAGCCCGGCCGTCGTTGCGGCCGGCCCGCGGGTCGTGGCGGTTGCATGA
- a CDS encoding transcriptional regulator, whose product MSNKSLRVLIADDESIIRMGLRTILTELGHTVYSAADGVEAVTLAHREQPDIALLDIRMPFRDGLEAAAEILKQRPIPIVILTAYNETALLDRATELPVQGYLIKPVKRDDLISTMRVAIATFNERRNLSEKVDELEEKLTARKLIERAKGILMKGGMGEEEAYHHIQMTARSRRTTMSKVAQEIIDRAMKEG is encoded by the coding sequence ATGAGCAATAAAAGCCTTCGTGTACTGATCGCCGACGACGAATCCATCATCCGCATGGGCCTGCGCACCATTCTGACGGAGCTGGGCCACACGGTTTACAGCGCCGCCGATGGCGTGGAGGCCGTTACCCTGGCGCACCGCGAACAGCCAGACATCGCGCTGCTCGACATACGCATGCCGTTCCGCGACGGCCTGGAGGCAGCTGCGGAGATCCTCAAGCAGCGGCCGATCCCCATCGTCATCCTGACCGCTTACAACGAAACCGCGCTGCTCGATCGGGCGACCGAATTACCGGTGCAAGGTTATCTGATCAAGCCGGTCAAGCGCGACGATCTGATCAGCACCATGCGCGTCGCCATTGCCACCTTCAACGAACGCCGCAACTTGAGCGAGAAGGTGGACGAACTGGAGGAGAAGCTCACCGCCCGCAAGCTGATCGAGCGCGCCAAGGGCATCCTGATGAAGGGCGGGATGGGCGAAGAAGAAGCCTATCACCACATCCAGATGACCGCGCGCTCGCGCCGCACGACGATGAGCAAAGTCGCTCAGGAGATCATTGATCGAGCGATGAAGGAGGGCTGA
- the gyrB gene encoding DNA gyrase subunit B, whose amino-acid sequence MTDTTPVATKQEYGAGQIQVLEGLEAIRKRPGMYVGGTDSKAMHHLVYEVVDNSVDEVLAGYCDRIEITIHKDESVTVEDNGRGIPTDIHPTFRNKAGERVSTLEVVMTNLHAGGKFGTGAYTVSGGLHGVGVKAVNALSKWLIAEVKRDGKIYRQSYKEGRPTGKVEVVGKTKEKDTGTKVTFLRDDSIFTEDNSYKFDVLAQRFREMAFITRGVTIVFRDEREDREMTFYFEDGISAFVRYLNRNKEALHPVIGGEKKVGNIGVEFAMQYTDATAQSEFYFANTINTPDGGTHQTGFRSALTRSLNDYARKANILKEKDPNLDSRDTLEGLTAIVSIKHPEPQFESQTKVKLMNTDAKTAVEQVVREALTEFLEQNPREAKAIIEKCLISQRAREAAKAAAELVKRKSALESGTLPGKLADCSERDPAKCELFVVEGDSAGGSAKQGRDRHFQAILPLFGKIMNTERARLDKILQSDAIKALISAIGTGVGDQFNLDNRRYDRIVLMTDADVDGSHIRTLLLTFFFRYMQPLVEHGHVYIAQPPLFRIEVKKGNKEVRYVYSVEERDKVYAELRQRGLDVSKPTEVVTQRYKGLGEMNPEQLWETTMDPQRRTMLRVTVEDAAEADRTFDMLMGNAVPPRRAFITRHAREVQNLDI is encoded by the coding sequence ATGACAGACACAACTCCGGTTGCAACCAAGCAGGAATACGGCGCCGGTCAGATTCAGGTCCTCGAAGGCCTCGAAGCGATCCGCAAGCGGCCCGGCATGTATGTCGGCGGCACCGACAGCAAGGCCATGCATCACCTGGTCTACGAGGTGGTGGACAACAGCGTGGACGAGGTGCTGGCCGGCTATTGCGACCGCATCGAGATCACCATCCACAAGGACGAGAGCGTGACCGTGGAGGACAACGGCCGCGGCATCCCGACCGACATCCATCCCACCTTTCGCAACAAGGCCGGCGAGCGGGTGAGCACGCTGGAAGTGGTGATGACCAACCTGCACGCTGGCGGCAAGTTCGGCACCGGGGCATACACGGTGTCCGGCGGCCTGCACGGCGTAGGTGTGAAAGCGGTGAACGCGCTGTCGAAGTGGCTGATCGCCGAAGTCAAGCGCGACGGCAAAATCTATCGCCAGTCCTATAAGGAGGGCCGGCCCACCGGTAAGGTCGAGGTAGTCGGCAAAACGAAGGAGAAGGACACCGGCACCAAAGTCACCTTCCTGCGCGACGATTCGATCTTCACCGAGGACAACAGCTACAAGTTCGACGTGCTCGCGCAGCGCTTCCGCGAGATGGCGTTTATCACCCGCGGGGTGACGATCGTGTTCCGCGACGAACGTGAGGATCGCGAGATGACCTTCTACTTCGAGGACGGCATCAGCGCGTTCGTCCGTTACCTCAACCGCAACAAGGAGGCGCTGCATCCGGTCATCGGCGGAGAGAAGAAAGTGGGCAACATTGGCGTCGAATTCGCCATGCAGTACACCGACGCCACCGCGCAGAGCGAGTTCTATTTCGCCAACACCATCAACACGCCAGACGGCGGCACGCATCAAACTGGCTTCCGCAGCGCGTTGACGCGCAGCCTGAACGACTACGCGCGCAAGGCCAACATCCTGAAGGAGAAAGACCCCAACCTCGACAGCCGAGACACGCTCGAGGGCTTGACGGCCATCGTCAGCATCAAGCATCCCGAACCGCAGTTCGAGAGCCAGACCAAAGTCAAACTGATGAACACCGACGCCAAGACGGCGGTCGAGCAAGTCGTGCGCGAGGCGCTGACGGAGTTTCTGGAGCAGAACCCGCGCGAGGCGAAGGCCATCATCGAGAAGTGTCTGATCTCGCAGCGCGCACGTGAGGCGGCCAAAGCTGCCGCTGAACTGGTCAAGCGTAAGAGCGCGCTGGAGAGCGGCACGCTGCCCGGCAAGCTGGCCGATTGCTCCGAGCGCGACCCGGCCAAGTGCGAGCTGTTCGTGGTCGAAGGCGACAGCGCCGGTGGTTCGGCCAAGCAAGGCCGCGACCGGCACTTCCAAGCGATCCTGCCGCTGTTCGGCAAGATCATGAACACCGAGCGCGCCCGCCTGGACAAAATCCTGCAGTCGGACGCGATCAAAGCGTTGATCAGCGCCATCGGCACCGGCGTGGGCGACCAGTTCAACCTGGACAACCGGCGCTACGACCGCATCGTGTTGATGACCGACGCGGATGTGGACGGCAGCCACATTCGCACGTTGCTGCTGACCTTCTTCTTCCGCTACATGCAGCCGCTGGTCGAGCATGGCCATGTCTATATCGCCCAACCGCCGCTTTTCCGCATCGAGGTGAAGAAGGGCAACAAGGAGGTGCGCTACGTCTACAGCGTCGAAGAACGCGACAAGGTGTATGCTGAGCTGAGGCAGCGCGGCCTCGACGTGAGCAAGCCGACCGAGGTCGTCACCCAGCGCTACAAGGGACTAGGCGAGATGAATCCAGAGCAATTGTGGGAGACGACCATGGATCCGCAGCGGCGCACCATGCTCCGGGTGACGGTCGAAGATGCTGCCGAGGCGGATCGCACCTTCGACATGCTGATGGGCAACGCCGTGCCGCCGCGCCGCGCGTTCATCACCCGTCACGCGCGCGAGGTGCAAAACCTGGACATCTAA